In the genome of Rhopalosiphum padi isolate XX-2018 chromosome 1, ASM2088224v1, whole genome shotgun sequence, the window taactttaagtttgataataagtgAATCGActcttattattgtatactaaagCTAACAGTATAAAATGGATTCTGCCGAATGGAAAGTGTTTACGATGTACGTCGGTATTTACCGAACAACACGTGTGGTTACGAGATATCCTCTTAACACGAACATCATCGCGGAAGACGAGATAAAAAATTTCCCAAATGTTGCCCCTCGAAGAAAAGACACACTTAGGAAtcgcctatataatattataacagcgcGATCCGAGAATAGTCAAAAATCAATATTCCCACCACGCGTATACGACaatgacaataacaataatatttacgaaCGTCGCGTATCCGCAGATTACAAGATCAACAAAAAACCATGTTCGGTGAACAGCTTGGAGGGCACGTGCATGTTCGTGTACGAGTGCATCAACACCGACGGCCGGCACATCGGCATGTGCGTGGACACGTTCATGTTCGGCAGCTGCTGCGCGCACAACCTGACCACTGCGCAGCTGGCCATGTTGCCCGACTCGTCGGAACCAGCGGTGCTGTTCACGCAGCCGGGCGGCAATGGCGTGTCGCAGCGGCCGCAGCACAGGCCGCACCACAGGCCGCACCGGCCGTCGCAGGTGATGACGCGGCCCAACGGCGGTGACGGGGACGGTGCCGCGACGTCGTCGGTGGACAAGAAGTACCACTACCAGCCCGCGTCGGCCACGCCGCAGACGCCGAACGCGCAGTCGCAGTTGGCGCACGTCAACCGCGTACCGTCCACCAACTTCATATCGAACAGCCGGCCCAACTTTTTGTCCAGGCCCGCGGCCCAGCCGTACACGACGACCACGACGACGACCACCACCACGACGCCGCAGCCACCGCCGATGTTCACCTCCGGTCGGCCAACCGTCCAGGAAGTGGATGATAACGACAACAAAGTGGATTCGGTCTGGTCGCATaggtttgtacataataatttaaccatATTTTCATTCACGCGGGGTACTGTTTACCACTCCTCCGAACTTAGCGATTCGTCACATCGctatgttttcataatattaatatacggcATATTACAGATTGCGGTAGaacgatttattaaattaaaacgttcTGAAATGATCACAATCGGTATGAACGTCATACGTTTTTAAGCGAGTATTTGAAAATACGATTTAAGCGATTATCGTTTTTTTTCCGTAAAAAATTACGTCGAAAAAATAATTCCactaagcaataaaaaaaaaagtttaaacatttatgataatTAGTTTAATTGTAAATGAAATTTAcgaaatacgaaaaaaatatcaaaaatgagaaatgttttaaatgtaaattataagtttGGAACCCGTGCACGATTATACGAATTCGTGTataggaaaatattatatagaaattatttgtaaaaaataaacgacattgtggcattataattatatgcaccGCTGACTCAAAgatattgtgtaattattattattattattattcaatatcccATCCAAtgttatttaagaaataatttgaataatttctaAGGAGTCGGTGtaataaccaatatttttaatctaatgtaTGGCACTCAATATgtgtatatctataaaataattaataattatttagaacatGTAAATCGTGCCAAACaggttttaaataaacttatatggttctattatatttattaatacttttaaatcaaAGAACCTATctgttcataaaataaataacttttttttcattgaaacgACTTTATCAGTCTTTGTCAATGTCTTATCACTCGGGAGCGGTATAGTGTGTCTAATGCACTACTACCCCTTCTCTAAAGAAGATAATTCGTACGTGTGTAGACAACACTCTCAGTGAAGTGGACCCGGCGGGAGCACGGTAGAGCAACCCGATCAACGGCAGGGTAATATGTAGTAGTGTTTTTTGCGCTGTACCGAAGTTCAAACCGATAACTTTACATGTCATGGCGAGCTGGTGCTGTGGCCATTGCACCATACTttcacatataaaattataaataatcacaaaaaaaaagcatttcACATTGTTTTcctttacaaattaatataatttaaacataaatatttacatttttagaccTAGTTGGAGTTCGAGTATGGGTAACCATCATACGTTCATCACCAAGCCAAGGCCAATCCCTCAACACCGACCACAATATACAATACCATCGTCGACAACGTTGACGATCATTGACACTACCACTAATCCTACTACTACGACGACAACTACTACCCCAACTCCTACGACAACAACTACAACCACTCCTGCACCTACACCACCATCACCCCCGACCACTACAACTACTACCACTAGTAAACCTTTAGTTATAAGTACTACAACTAGTCCCATGGCCATGCCCACCACAGTTCCGGGTAAACCAGAGAAACATACCGCCAAGCCGGGTGTATCAGCCGAGATGAATCAAAAATCAATGCGTACGTTACTAACAGATAAAGTTTTGAttagaaatacatatttatacgatTTTGTTTTTCTTAGCTTGTGGTTTGGCTCCTTTGCACCCCAGGCACGAAGTCCGCATTGTTGGTGGGAGAAACTCTGCGTTTGGTAGTTGGCCCTGGCAGGTAAACAATATTGtccacattatttttatattatgcacataataatacCTGAAATAACCatgatattatcaattataggTGTCTGTACGAAGGACATCGTTCTTTGGGTTTTCCAGTACACACCGATGTGGAGGagctttattaaatgaaaactgGATAGCAACAGCTGGCCATTGTGTAGATGAGTGAGTAaacgatgatattatttttttaatatataaataattaattactatgtaaattaattatagtttgctGACATCACAAATTCGTATAAGAGTCGGTGAATACGACTTTTCATCCGATCAAGAGCCATATCCGTTTGTTGAGCGTGCAGTTGCCCGGAAAATTGTGCAccctaaatacaattttttcactTACGAGTATGATTTGGCCATGGTGCGATTAGAAGCACCAGTAAAATACACACCACACATAGTGCCTATATGTTTACCTGGCTCGGATGACCTTCTCATAGGCGAAAATGCCACCGTAACTGGATGGGGACGATTAAGCGAAGGAGGCACTTTACCTTCTGTGTTACAAGAggtaacaatattgtttatatttattgtaattttactatgcatatttttttcattgttcgTTACCTATTATCGCTACCGCCTACATTTCATTTTTactcaaaacaaatatttaatagataattattaattattatatttttataaatcaaatattaacaaaGTAACGCTTCTCACATGAAATAAGGAATAATATTACTAGGTTTCAAATGTACCATTGATTGAATGactgtaatgtatttattaaattaaaatacaatgatcATTGATCACGATTTTGAGATAAAACGTACAATACAAATTAGATTCAATTTATTGCTAATAAATCACCTCCGACCCTTAAAAAACTGAACGTTAAAAACTGAAGCATTTTCTACTATAAAATCTTTTTCCAcgcaaaaaaacaaacattataaaactaataaatctaTCGGTATTCacagaatttaaaaatcaaaattttgttgATCCCGAAAAATAAGACCATGGATTAAGTCTGGCACAATAAGTGTGTCCGTGTCCAAAAATATCTACACAGAAATTTCcctttaatatactttattacctTATACATATCTTAGTTTGTTGGCTACTTTATACTAACTGTAATatctaataacaatataaatttaaccttcatgataattaatataaatttatattttataaaattaatttgttatttgtataggTGAGTGTACCAATAGTTAGTAACGACAAGTGTAAAAGTATGTTTTTGAGAGCGGGTAGACACGAATATATACCAGATATATTCATGTGTGCCGGATTTGATGACGGTGGACGTGATTCATGCCAAGTGAGTAGaatccaaatataatattttaaatctgatagtaagaaaaataataatatttattaaccttTTAAGGGCGATTCTGGTGGTCCATTACAAGTTAAGGGTAGAGACGGGCGTTACTTTTTGGCTGGAATCATAAGTTGGGGAATTGGATGTGCAGAGGCCAATCTACCCGGCGTGTGTACCAGAATTTCCAAATTCGTACCTTGGATTCTACAAACAGTcacatagttatattattaccattatcaCGGTAGGGAGTCTTTTATGTAGACTCTCTGACTTTGAcgttaattatacttatatgtttttaaatatttttaagtacagaAAATACCGAATTGGTAGCACGTGTACGTTCATTTTcaacgttaaaaaaaagttgtaaattctgtttttttatacgtttgtaaatagtttatacataatatatttttatcataattttgttaGAATAAAATCTTGCAATAAATCTATCTTCTGTAtgaataaaaccataaaatataatacaatcagaaaagcataataaaataatgattctaAAATCACatactatttgtattattatttagtcttAAAGAATCAAAAaactagaataaataaattttacaatgttttaaaatctaaaatattttataccattgaaattaatttacctcgaaatcttttaatatgtttttgaattatattatgttaatcaacgtttacaaaaatgttcttacattacttttttacaaaaggaagaataataaattatttgtatatttgcatgaaagaatttttacattaaacggtgaaaaaaaaatcagcagATTATACATAAATTCTGCCATCAAAGATTTAGAAAATCGATATTTGAAAAAGCACAGTATTTTGAACATTATTAgaaaaagtattgaaaaaaatttttaaaggctatttactatttatactgaataaagttaatttacttcaatacatttttttttcaaatacctaaCTACTTTTAAAGAAACTCAATTTACGTAGGTCTtatgaaatatagtttttataaaaggaaatattattacataacacgttttgaaaatatattatattttctagaatatttaaaaatatacctattaaactaCTGAAAATGTCTAAGAATTtaagtattcataatttatttggtGTTAAGATACAAcgataatatgattaaattaaattaataaaataattcaagtacTATATTTCGTTACATTTTACTGATGTTTAGTATTGAATTAGTATTTTCTAacagtaaatatttcaaaatgagTATCAAAATAAGTTTATCGGAAATTTGAAACCTATAAGCTACACTTTTTCTTAGAAAATTGACAAAGGACGAAGTATCTGGATATTACTATTAGCTAAGTcccaataattaaatcatattttaataaattgcttATTAATAAGCAAGTcattatatacacaaaaatgtatattaaaatatgaaagtataatatgcataaaatgattctttgaataattttttttaatttcattttagatataaaataaaatttaaaatactgttttatttcatttttccaaaaccCGTTTTGTAatgcatttgtttattttttaaaggttaATTTGAgtgatgaatatttaaatattttaaaaataataacatgcatttttatgcaaatgcatataaaaatttacaatttgcaTACAGCAAATCGTATTTACAGAGTTTaagttagaataataaaaatataaaaaataatataatgtactattcaatatttaatatggtTAGATGCAATaagttattcataaataatatctgttgtaaaaataaattatcaagcatgaaacaaaatatttcagaaagaaaattttattgacttatataaaataaacaactcGGATCATAAAATCACGCATGTATATAATCACATGGTAAATATTccggtaaatattataaaaacaacataatatgagTCAATgggcataataaaataatataacttaatataataaaccaataataaaCGAAGAAATACTCGTACAGTGGTCCAGTGGTGGGAGGAGTGTATAGAAAGTTTCTcccttacaaaaaaattattatattcttacataTTTTCTTAATCTTATAAGcggaaaaatacttaaatattgacTAAACAtctatgtttttgaaaaagaaaaaaaattggtataacGGTGTAAATAGagtatggtataataattaaaaattgcaatatCCATAAAATAGTTTCTTAATCAGTTATTTTCAAGCGAATTGTATTCGGTGTTGTATGATgagttgtgtattataatttactatttttagtatttagagAGACTTgtgaaattaatcattattcatttatgtaataataattttccagATAATCCAccgaaaaatcataaatatgatattgaaaaaatatatcatattattagatatattcataataatataaaaagatccATTCTAGTACTAGTAGTACTAAACTGGACTCCGCTGGAgactaaaatctattttaaagtcaacacaataatattttgtaagctttatgtaaatctatattatttttcaaaggcATATGAATTAAGGCATAAAACGACACATTTGATAATACTTGAATACAATCTAGTAACATTgatgattaatgattttattttttaaataaagacatAAATCTTAACATGTAAACGAGTTGttattataagtatgtattttataaaatttgaaaatacaaatatatatttcatataatatttataaattatattttattgaccaAAAACTTTAAAAGAACACTATATATTTAGTAAGTTAGTAGCCATACTCaatttgtgaataaaatatgatgcaTTGCACTAAACTATAAAAGTATGTCTTATTGCCAATGATGTAGTGCAACTGATACAAGTGTACAACTATTACTATTAAACGCACTATACTACTAATGTTatagtattgtttattattatattagtagtatgttaacataataataataataatattttgaatgatgtattgtgtaaaaacatattattccacgatttattgttatttattgctCACGTAtacagaaattaattaataccgaAATACAGAGATCGTGTATGCAATTTCTTATACATACAAGTAAACTAAATTATACTTTACTcctagattttaaaataatatgatataatattttttagaaaaggAACActatattagttttacaatttcttttttttaatgagatttaCATGGTTAGTACATAAAATAAGTTGatttttccaattaaaaaaatatatctatatattatgtatatattaaattgaatattaactCTTAATATTCATtggttatgataatatgatagtatAATAACGCAAGCAtaaaatcagtataatattagttcaatatttttaatataa includes:
- the LOC132917232 gene encoding serine proteinase stubble; the protein is MRIATSWIVMSLLTAIFESSQGHDHHKALNNYKINKKPCSVNSLEGTCMFVYECINTDGRHIGMCVDTFMFGSCCAHNLTTAQLAMLPDSSEPAVLFTQPGGNGVSQRPQHRPHHRPHRPSQVMTRPNGGDGDGAATSSVDKKYHYQPASATPQTPNAQSQLAHVNRVPSTNFISNSRPNFLSRPAAQPYTTTTTTTTTTTPQPPPMFTSGRPTVQEVDDNDNKVDSVWSHRPSWSSSMGNHHTFITKPRPIPQHRPQYTIPSSTTLTIIDTTTNPTTTTTTTTPTPTTTTTTTPAPTPPSPPTTTTTTTSKPLVISTTTSPMAMPTTVPGKPEKHTAKPGVSAEMNQKSMPCGLAPLHPRHEVRIVGGRNSAFGSWPWQVSVRRTSFFGFSSTHRCGGALLNENWIATAGHCVDDLLTSQIRIRVGEYDFSSDQEPYPFVERAVARKIVHPKYNFFTYEYDLAMVRLEAPVKYTPHIVPICLPGSDDLLIGENATVTGWGRLSEGGTLPSVLQEVSVPIVSNDKCKSMFLRAGRHEYIPDIFMCAGFDDGGRDSCQGDSGGPLQVKGRDGRYFLAGIISWGIGCAEANLPGVCTRISKFVPWILQTVT